GGCGTGGGAGCACTATCACAGTACAGAGTGCCCATTAGGGGCACTGCTGCTCACACTAGGGGTCTTCTCCCATGTGGCCTTAAGGACTGTTCTAGTGGCTGGATTTGCAGAGGTTAGCAGCTTAGTGAAGCAGTTTCATGGAGATGACAAGGAACTTCACAAGGCTGAAGCCAGAGGTAAGAGTCGGGATGAGACACGAGATTCCACAGCTGGCATGGAGGGTCTCTCTGAGAAAGCAGCGCCTTTGATTCCTGATTGTGAGGATGATGGACAGTACCGAGGTTCTTACCAAGCTGTCTTCAACCTTTTGACCCATGCTGAAAAGCACAGTCCTGAACATAAGTTCCTTTGCAGCCTGAGCATAGTAGCCATATGCAAGAAACTGCAAGAAGCAGATCCGACCATTTTGAGTCAGGGGTCATGTGAGAGCCAGTCCAAACTGAAAGCACATATGACGATGTCTGCTGAATTGTCTCCGGAGCTGAAGATTCTGGGAGAAGCAATGCTGAGACATATGTTGCAGCTGCACTGTAATGCGCAAGCAGTGACCTCAATCCGGGAGTCAGGTGAGTGAGAAACTGTACTCTTCTTCTCTCTTGTCCTCATTGGATTGTCCTTTGGGAGGGATATAGCGAATGAATGAGCACTCTTAAAGAGATCCCACTGCACTCAGGTAAACTTTGTGTAAGAATCTTATCTCACTAAAACCTCATAATCTCCtttacaatggaaacttccttattCTTTCCCAGTGGTGTGCCCAGCACAGAATCATACAAATCATcatgtccagccccctgtgctgcaacaggaccaagtaaacctagatcatccctgccagatatttgtccaacctgtttttaaaaacttgcaATGATGGAGataccaccacctcccttggaagtcCATACCAGAGTTTAACTATCATTATAGgtaaaaagttttttctaatatctaacctaaatctccaggACTGCAGATTAAGGCCATTAttccttgtcctaccttcagtggacatggagaacaattgatcaccatcctctttataagagCCCTTAACATATGAGAAGACTGTTTtccaaacacccccctccccacagccagtctttttttctcaagactaaatgaccattttttaacctttccttctaaaaggtttagaaaatctgacttgtcatttttattgctctcctctggactgtctccaatttatccacatctttcctaaactgtggcacccagaaatggacacagattccagctgaggcctaaccagtgccaataaagtgggacagttacctcctgtgtcttatacATAACGCTCCTGTATATACACCCTAGaaagatattagcctttttcacagctgcatcacattgtagattcattcaatttgtgatccgttataacccccagatcctgtTCAGCAGTACTACCAACTAGCCAGTtagtagttgtgcatttgatttttctttcctaagtggagtattttgcacttatctttattgaatttcatcttgttgaattcagaccagatGTTTTGCTGTGATTAGATTCAGTGCCTGGAATATGAGCAAAGTAGGTCACTAAGTCTGATTTCATGATGTATTTGTCCCCTTTTATGTTATGTGGTCTTTAGAGTCTGGAGCCAGCGTTGTTGCAGATAGTGAGCAGGTGCGCCTGGCCACAGCCCTCTTCCCTGTCACCAGCCTCCTGAACCATTCCTGCGACCCTAATACTAGtgtgactttcagtgggactgctgTCACAGTCAGGGCATCGCAGCCAATCCCAAGAGGGCAAGAGATTGTCCATTGCTATGGTAAGTTGCAGTCCCTTTCAGGAATACATAGGTTACACAGGTGATCTTTCACCTCTGCAATCCCTGCAGTATCATGGCCACAAGGGTCACATTTCTAAACGTGTTTGGAGTTTATCTCTGTTCTATCCACACATGCATGTGGGTGTGCACAACCCTGCGTCAATGACATCAGCATGAGACCTCCTACTCCTGCTGTTTGTCTCGTACAGTCACTCTCTAGTGCATCTCAAGATGTGGGACCCACAGCTTATAGCCCTGACATAGAGGCACTGGGCCACACCAACCCCTTCTTcactccctttgatttcattgCAAGGCCTCAGATGTGGGTGGGAAACCCAAAATGTAATAAGCCATGGATTATATATTTCCTCTCAGTCCATGGCAGGGTGGGTTTTAGTCTGTAGTTGGGTACCCAACTTCCCTGCTTTCTTAATGTATTATCTCTTTGACTCATTATCATCCCTTTGTAGGGCCTCACCGATGCAGAATGGGGGCTGCTGAGAGGCGGCAACGGCTCCTTTGTCAGTATTTCTTTGAGTGTCGATGCCAGGCCTGCCTGGATGAGTCGGGGTCTGATGTCACAGCCACAGGGGATATATTCTGCTGTTCCAGCTGCCATGCGTCAATGCAGGTAACCGTTTCATAATCACAACTGTGTAACTTTTGAAGTGTTAGTAAAACTAAATATTCTCTGCACTCTGGCATTGTACTGTGAGGGCAAGGGGGGGATCTGAGTCCAGGGCCCCTGCTCTTGGGACTAGGCAGAAGTGAGGGATGGTCTCGTTATTCTCTAGCAACCCCCTTGGAAGACTTGTACTTCTCCAGCCTGTCTAGAGGTCCCACTCAATACtgttttctccccccacccccacaatcttCTAAATGTTTGGAAACCCCTTAAAGTGTCTGCGCCCTTGCTCTCAGTAAGCCCTTCACAAAACCCATTTCTCAAGGAAGGTTTATAAACTAAAAACAGTCCTACTAGGGCCCTAACAGGATGTGTGCATTACTCTCTCGAGCAACCACGAGATCATATGATCTTTGCCCTAATCCTCTACCAACCTTGTGGTGGTCTCTTTTCCTGTTGTTCTGGTCTtgtctttagattgtaagctcttaggGTAGAGACTCTGTTTCATCTGTTTTTTGTAAAGTACCCTGCACAGCCATGTTATTTTTACTTCTAAAACAGCTGTTGAGCCATGAGTCTTCAAGAAAGAGGGAAGAAAAAGTGTGTATTTTCTGTGAAGATTAATGGGGTGGTTCATGCCCTATTTTGGCCTTATCTAAGTGGACTCAGGCTGGCACTATTGCCAGGACTACTCCTTCAGCTTTCTTCCAGAGCTCTGAAGATATAACACCAGCACACGGACAGGCCCCTTTGTTTAAAGTGTGGCTTGGAAACAGTGTAATAGCCCTGTAATACACTACAGAGGAGTAGAGATACACAACTCTATGCTTTCTATGTGCAGAAATGATCGTAAAGGTTGCTTGGTCTAGAtaatttagtcctgccttgagtgcaggtgactagactagaagacctcttgaggtccctatgattctatgacttccaCAGGGGGAAGATGTGCTTCGTTGTTCCAGTGGTGCTTGTACACTATTGGTTGGCAGGGATCACCTCCTACGCCAGTTATGGGACCTTCAGTTGCAAGTTCGAACAGCACTGGGACTTCTCAAAGACAACCAGCCAAGTAAGAGAaccagccatctgtcttggaccTTGTTCAGTTCATTACACAAGTACAAGTAATCTTTATAGCAAGATCCTGGTCCCAGCCACCAGATGGCAGTTTTGCCCAAGCATTTAGGTACTGCTGATATGAAGCTGGAATCCCTGGCAGCACAAGTGGTAGGCTGCTTATACTGCTGATCAGACTGGGAGGCTAACTCTCACGTTTGCTCCACTGGAATATGAGGGAATTCAGGGAAATGTTAAAGGTTCGGGCCCAAACCCAATGTTTCAGAAGGCCCCCCTGCCCCCGGTGACCCTTAGGTTAGACAGACTTCAGACTGAAATAGAAATGGTGACCCAGCTAATTCTGCAAGAACAGCATATAAAGTCCAGGGCTAACTGCTCAAGGCTGGAGGGGCGGGAATAGAGTGGACCCGATCTCACTTCACAGATCATGGTTAACTGGCACCTGGAATGGGTTTATGTCTCGTGGTAAAGTGCTTTTGTTCCCTGGATTTGCAGATCAGGCTGTTGAGCTGCTGATGAGGTGCCGGGTGTATGCTGAGAACTTCCTGTCTGCAGAGCACATGCTGGTGGGCGAGATTGAGGATCACCTGGCACAGGGTTATGCCACACTTGGTAAGATGTcttcctgtcccctctggggtCATTTTCCTATGGATGGCTTATTAAATCTAATGTCTGATGGTCTGTTTCCTTTCTCACCTCCCTTCTCTTATTGCAGCCCACTAAACTGACATAGCAGAATCTTCTTAGGAATCTAGTTTTAGCCATAAGCTCTATTCGCAGCCATCAggcactggctgtgtgaccttgggtgcaTCAGTTTCCCACTCTGTACAATGAGGATAACACCCCTCTGTTACTTCCtagaaggactgtgactcttagTTCACTAAGGTTGCAAAGTCCTTCGAGTTCCTTCCCTGGCAGTGGCTATAGAAAGGGAGCTATAATAATCCATTCTCTTTTTGGCCAGGAAAGTGGCAGGAAGCAGCGAGGCACCTGCGGCGCAGCATTCAAATTGTGGAAGCTCGCCATGGACCGTCCAGTGTGGAAACGGGTCATGAACTCTTCAAACTGGCACAGATCCTCTTTAATGGGTAAAGAGCCCCATTCCAACAATCTCACCCTTCATTCTACAGCTCTTCCCTGCTTTAGTCCATGTGCCTTGTGTCTCTGAGATGGGGGTATGGCAGGAAGTCCTTGGCATCATTAGTCCCTTTGCAAGATGTCTTCCAGGACTGCTGGATGTTCTGGCAAAGGGGAAACATCTGCCCTTTATCCAGAATGAGGTGGAGGCTGTGAAGTATTTGGATCAAATGAAAGTTTCCTTCAGTTGGCTAGGGAGCCATCTCGTGTTCCTTTTGGCATCCTTCCCACCCATTCCTCTGTCCCACTCCTGTCCTATCGTCCGCTTTCCTGTTACCTCTTCTCTGGCATCCCAGGTACCATAGAGTGTGTAGACCCCAGTACTACAGTGCTGCTGGCACTTCCTTTTAAAGTGACAGTGCCTCAGATGCTTTCTCTTCTTGTCATTGGCCAGCAGATCCCATTACTTTTTTTGTAGACCCCTTTTTTATCAGTATTTCTGGTTTAACTGTCTCCCACCTTGGCAAGAGTGGCAATAAGAGAATATCGCCGTTTTTCCAAGGGTGAAGCACTTTGAGTTCCCTGGCTAAAACAGTGGGCATTTACCTGAtagcacaggtgccaacttttgtCAGCACCGGTGGGTGCTCCCGGCCCCACCCCGACtccaactctgcccctccctgcccctattggatccctccccaaatccccgccctggccccacctcctcccccaagccgcacactccccctccctcccaggcttgccgcgtgaatcagctgtttcgcagcacaagtgctgggagggagtggggagaagcaggacccAGCGGCGCGCTCAGgagaggaggcggagcggaggtggaggtgaactggggtggggtggggagctgccggtggatgcagagcacccaccaatttttcctcgtgggtgctccagccccagaggggAATTGTGATCAGGGAATTTCTGTCTCAGTGAAAGAAGGAAGAGGGGCCTGAGTTGTCCTGGCTTAAGGGGAAATGGAGGACAGGATGAAGAGTGCTGAATGAATGGCTTCATCAAATGTGCTGAGGGAAGTTTGTCCCCTAAATCTTTCTCACATTTCTTCCCTCTGTACTTCAGGTTTGCAGTGTCTGAAGCTCTGTGCACAATTCAAAGAGCAGAGACAGTTTTGTCTGTGCACTGTGGCCCTCTGAATGCCCAggtccaggagctgcaggagatgAGAGCCTGtctgctggagctgcccagaAGCCTCCTTCACAGGGTTGAGTGACTAACAAAGGGAGCTGGAGTGCTGCACTCTCCTCAGGAAGTTAAGCTCcatgtggcagggcagggcctggctacAAGCTGGGTGAGCTCTGAAATGTccctggggagggccagggaatGAAGCTGATCACTGCTGAAATGGGAGAGGACACCACTGGGGTACTGACAGAAGGGCTGTCTCATAGAAATGAAtgttgctatagaatttcttaaCATGCTTTTGAGAGCCTATTATGCATTTTTCTGAAGTTGTGGTTCTTCCCTGGAGGGTTAAATGTTGGCCCTATGCACACGGCCCCCCCGACGCCCACCACTATTGTTTGCTTTTGAAAACTGTGAAGTGCTTGCCTGTCATTCAGCACACCTATTCCTGCAAACATGAGACACGGGGCTGGACTGAGGCAGGCAGCAGGCCGGGAAATGTAGAGCCACAAGATGCAATAGAAGTTGGGCCAGAGCAGTGGGGCTCACCACAGGGGACACATGGTGACGTTGGAGGAACTCTGGGAACCTGGTATGGGGACCGAATGCAAACCAAACCAGGGCCTGTGTTACAAGGGAGAACACTCCGGCGCTTTGAGTTCGTGGCAAAAGCTCTTTTATTGCAGCATGTAGGCATAAGATTTGCAAGTTTGACTgtgcagcagagcagggacccAGCATTCTTCCCAGTTACCCCGGCCTTTCTGGAGGACTCTAACATTGCAGGCTGCTGTCAAGGGAGCTAAGTGCTCCTGGGGTCCAGGATTTTGCCAATAAAGAGGAGGGTTCCTGTGGTGTCATCCCGCAGCACAAATAGGAACGGTCTGTCTAGATGGTAGTCGAGGGGGAAGGTCAGGCGAGCAGCATTCTCTACAGGGTTTGGTGTGGATCTTGCCCCATCTTCATTTAGTTCCAGGACTGCCTTGTGTTGCACATGAGAGAGTTTGGTGGATTTGGGAGAAATCTTGCTGAAGTCAGGTGATGTGAAGAGTGACTGGAGCCCTGTGGGAAAGGAGGAAGATTCCATTAGCTGGGAAGAAGGGGCCTTCTGGGAGGGGAAGTAGACAGTGCTGCAGATTGGGGCCGTACTACTAGTGCTGCAGAGGGGAGGAGTcataggtagggttgccaatcctcccggattggcctggagtttccaggaattaaagattgtcatgtgatgaaatctccaggaataaaTCCAGCCAAAATTGGCAGCCCTAATCATAGGGCCCATTGAGCTCATTGGGGGATGGTGGGAGTGGGCCCCAGGCAGAGCCTATGTGAGAGATGGAAGCATGAGCTGCAGTTGTCAATGAAGTCCATACATATGACAGCAGGACCTAGCCTGTGACCATTGGCTGCTTGTTCTCAGGAAGCTGAAGGAGCAGCTCTGCTCACTGCTCTGAGCCCCAGCAGCCCGCAGAGGGCCATTCTGTGTACATACTCATCTCCTGCAGTGTGCTGCTAAGTGCCTCCTCAGAGCTCAGCTTCAGCCTGGGTATGCTCAGCACAGCGTGAATTGTCTTCAGCTCCCTGTCTATGTCACGGACAAACTCCGAGGTGAGACTCTCCTCAATCAGGGTCATGTTCTGGGTCACCTTTTGTGGCAGGAAGAACATAGCACTGACGCCGCCTGTCAGTGGTAGCTGGGCAATCTGGAAGTGAAGTAAAAAAAGACAAGGAGTTATCTCTAAACGCACCAGCAGAATCTCCCAGTGCCAGCTGTGGTCTCTGAACCTTGGTTGGCCAGCCAGCACTCCACCTACCAGGTTCTTCCTTCCCACCCTGCTTATCTGCTATACCACAGGTTCCCCTTGCCCCTCCACGGTACAGACTTCTGCCCTAAACCCTGTTCCTCCTGCTGTGAAAGGAAATGCAAAATGCAACATCTTTCCTGTGAGAATCTGTACTGAATTGCAGTATGGGGGGGAGCGGAATATTCAGCTGGAACTTTGACCCCTATACTGATGCTGTGCTATGCACAGTCCCCAGTTCTGGGAGTctgacccagggccagctctgccTAGCTCACTAGCAACTTTTCCAGCTATTTCAGGAACAGCCTTGATGAATTCCCAGAAGCAGCACTTTCCCTCCCCTGTCAGAGGGAGGATGCTTACCAGAGGGTGGAGCTCCATTAGGAACAGGCTGGAACCACGTGGGAGAGCGAATAACTTGCCACTTTTTGAAAGGCAGTGAGTCAGAGAGGAACTTCTACCAGAGCCTGTCCTTCCCTGCAACCTACCCCTTgcctccctgcccagctggggCGGCTGTACAGACTAGAGAGACCTTTGTGCTACTTAAAGCTGTAGTTGCTTGCCATATGATCATGGGGATGTGTAGTTCTCTGAGCAAACCCAAAGCTTTCTGCCCTGGTGTAAAGAATAAGAGTTACAGGAGTTTGGTGGAAGGGGCAGAACTCGCCCTCTAGTCAGGGGGGAGCTAGTGAGTGAAGATGGATCTTTCTCTAGTCTAGGGCGAGGTGATTTTGCACAGGGGCTACATTCTCTTTCTTGCTCAGTCCTTCACCTGACCTTGCAGTTGAGTTCTGAGTCGAAGCCATATCGCAGTATGGCTTTGGGGTCCGACATCATGGGCACCTTCACAGATCTGTCTTCATCCAGGTGGAAGTCCTGCGGCATAGTCTTTGTGGGGTCAAACTTGGTCCCCCActgtcctatttttaaaaataaaacaggaacGTTCAGGAATAATGGGAAAACCTAAGACCTGGGTGTGTAGCCAGTGGAATGGTATTGTGGTTTCATACATGAAAGAGCCCTGCTTTAGGGGATTGGTCTTGGTAAGTGGAGGATGATAGAGGTCAGAAAGCCAGTTACAGGGATCAGCTATACTTGCAACTTTGTCTTATTGTTACTGTTGGCTCTCTAGTCCCTTCCATCCCATCTGAGGTTTGGCCAGATTGGACATGAAGTCAGCTGACATATGCCGGttgggtggaggagcagctgGAGAGAGCTGATATTTTATTTATGTAATTATAAATACATAACTATTTTATACTTTATATGCATAAATATAAGTGGTACTGCTAATCTCCACCTACCCTTCGTGTATTTGCTCATTGTTAACTCTCCTGGCCAGGGACCGTCTGTACCCGTTTGGGGAGCACTCAGCACAACGTGGCCCTGAGCCTGACTAGGCCAATAGCTGCTCTTGTAATATAAATACTTGATGTCTGGATTCCCTAGAACAGCTCCCCAGTATCTCCTGTCCATGGAGAGAGGTGGTGTGGCAGGCACAGTCCCATCTGCACGCTTGATGAATCTCCTTCCATTGGGCAGGACATTCTGTCTTTCATCCTTACAGGCTTTCACTTTCCTCCTTCCCGGACCCCTTTTTGCAAGCAGGTCAAGACTCAGCTTCCTGTGAGTAGTGACTCCTCCCATGGGGAAGTTCTTTCCACGTTCATCAGGCATCTGTCCCACCTCCTTTACTAAACTCACAGTAGAGACTCTATATCCATGTGTTCAAAGAAGTTTCTCCCTGTCACTCTGTCTTTCTGCCTACCTCTTCAATGTGCCCTGGCCAGAATGTGACCTTCCCTCCTGTATTTTCTGGCATGCAATTaggagacacccccccacccccaatgaacAACGGTAAGCTCTTACCTTTGAAATAAGCTGCCCCGATGAGGAAGATGCTGATGCCTGTAGGTATCTCCTTCAGGAATTTGACAATCTTTCCCTTGGTCTGTTGTTGCACCCAGTTGTTGATGTCTTGAAGGTCTGAATGGGCATTGCCAGTCAGCAACTTGGGCCGTGCCCCATAGGACTTCTCCAGCTGGCTCACAAACCCCATTTTCATTCTCAGTTCTGAGGGGCAGAAAGACCATTACTGCAGCCTACTCCCTCTATCAGAGACGAAATCCCAAGGCAATGAGGTACAGCTGAAGGCCTGGCAGTGAGCAACCCATGCCCTTTCCTGCCATACTTACAGATATCTAAGCCCTAGTCTTCTAAATACCCATTGTTGTGATACACAGGCATGTGCAAACCCCTAGAGAGTCTGACTAAAGCTGTGTGGGGAACTGATGTATTTAGTCTCGCAGCCGCATCCTATGCTGTAGTCTGCCAAAACCTTCAACTAATGGGTAAAGATGGGTGATGGGAATCAAACGGCCGCCTGTAGCTGCCACACTTTGGTGTCTGACTCTAGCCCTGCCCCTACACTCCTTACATGATTACAGCGTATTGAGGAGCTTAGATCTTCCTCAAGCCATCAGGTTGACAGGGGGAAGTGGGAGATTTTAGCATTCTTATCAAGATGGTCTAGAGCAGAGTGAAACATGGCATTTTAACTGACTCGGAGGGGTCAAACAGTCCTATATGATCTGTCTTCCAGGCAGGGGCTGATCATTATTGCAAAGCGAAAGATATAA
The Mauremys mutica isolate MM-2020 ecotype Southern chromosome 19, ASM2049712v1, whole genome shotgun sequence genome window above contains:
- the SERPINF1 gene encoding pigment epithelium-derived factor; the encoded protein is MQTLVVLLWLGLLASPSRSQDSAAEQDSGTPERGNTEAAEEEDPFYKSPVNKLAAAVSNFGYDLYRQQSSKTPTSNVLLSPFSVATALSGLLLGAGERTEDLISRTLFYDLLNKAEVHNTYKELLASITAPVKGLRSATRIVVERKLRMKMGFVSQLEKSYGARPKLLTGNAHSDLQDINNWVQQQTKGKIVKFLKEIPTGISIFLIGAAYFKGQWGTKFDPTKTMPQDFHLDEDRSVKVPMMSDPKAILRYGFDSELNCKIAQLPLTGGVSAMFFLPQKVTQNMTLIEESLTSEFVRDIDRELKTIHAVLSIPRLKLSSEEALSSTLQEMRLQSLFTSPDFSKISPKSTKLSHVQHKAVLELNEDGARSTPNPVENAARLTFPLDYHLDRPFLFVLRDDTTGTLLFIGKILDPRST
- the SMYD4 gene encoding SET and MYND domain-containing protein 4 isoform X1 — its product is MDLPVEKWAAYARRRWASLEPRLQQKLSLAAPLRDTFLLCWPLFQPADEEFLHSLAARNWVGKDPRAALFYKEEGNRRFQEKGYTAALILYSKAVSHNSPEMSLCYANRSAALFHLGHFEDCLEDIDRAQAQGYPNRLQPKILLRKTECLLLLGRLQEAAGVISKVESKIAMDQSLTSTTRQILLRKISQLKVKAHEKENSPVSVPEALSKTQKDLEFWEENGKISSAFSSVSLNFNSCRGRHLVATRDILPGESLVKEEAFVSVLSPGKSLLLQDSAETTWDTRVTNGDLHCHHCLKRLLASVPCGGCSYAKYCSKKCAQLAWEHYHSTECPLGALLLTLGVFSHVALRTVLVAGFAEVSSLVKQFHGDDKELHKAEARGKSRDETRDSTAGMEGLSEKAAPLIPDCEDDGQYRGSYQAVFNLLTHAEKHSPEHKFLCSLSIVAICKKLQEADPTILSQGSCESQSKLKAHMTMSAELSPELKILGEAMLRHMLQLHCNAQAVTSIRESESGASVVADSEQVRLATALFPVTSLLNHSCDPNTSVTFSGTAVTVRASQPIPRGQEIVHCYGPHRCRMGAAERRQRLLCQYFFECRCQACLDESGSDVTATGDIFCCSSCHASMQGEDVLRCSSGACTLLVGRDHLLRQLWDLQLQVRTALGLLKDNQPNQAVELLMRCRVYAENFLSAEHMLVGEIEDHLAQGYATLGKWQEAARHLRRSIQIVEARHGPSSVETGHELFKLAQILFNGFAVSEALCTIQRAETVLSVHCGPLNAQVQELQEMRACLLELPRSLLHRVE
- the SMYD4 gene encoding SET and MYND domain-containing protein 4 isoform X2, coding for MSLCYANRSAALFHLGHFEDCLEDIDRAQAQGYPNRLQPKILLRKTECLLLLGRLQEAAGVISKVESKIAMDQSLTSTTRQILLRKISQLKVKAHEKENSPVSVPEALSKTQKDLEFWEENGKISSAFSSVSLNFNSCRGRHLVATRDILPGESLVKEEAFVSVLSPGKSLLLQDSAETTWDTRVTNGDLHCHHCLKRLLASVPCGGCSYAKYCSKKCAQLAWEHYHSTECPLGALLLTLGVFSHVALRTVLVAGFAEVSSLVKQFHGDDKELHKAEARGKSRDETRDSTAGMEGLSEKAAPLIPDCEDDGQYRGSYQAVFNLLTHAEKHSPEHKFLCSLSIVAICKKLQEADPTILSQGSCESQSKLKAHMTMSAELSPELKILGEAMLRHMLQLHCNAQAVTSIRESESGASVVADSEQVRLATALFPVTSLLNHSCDPNTSVTFSGTAVTVRASQPIPRGQEIVHCYGPHRCRMGAAERRQRLLCQYFFECRCQACLDESGSDVTATGDIFCCSSCHASMQGEDVLRCSSGACTLLVGRDHLLRQLWDLQLQVRTALGLLKDNQPNQAVELLMRCRVYAENFLSAEHMLVGEIEDHLAQGYATLGKWQEAARHLRRSIQIVEARHGPSSVETGHELFKLAQILFNGFAVSEALCTIQRAETVLSVHCGPLNAQVQELQEMRACLLELPRSLLHRVE